The region GATATCGCCAGCTTTCTCAATATTACAGTCCGTACTGTAGAGAACATACGGGAGAAATTTGTGTTAGATGGTTTTGAAACAGCCTTGTATGGTAAATCAAGCCCAAGGGAATACAAGGCTAAGGTTGATGGCGATGTGGAAGCCCACTTAATAGCATTGAGTTGCAGTGAGCCACCCAAAGGCCGTGTCAGGTGGTCGTTACGCTTGCTTTCTGATAAAATGGTGGAACTTCAATACATCGATAAAATATCCCACGAAACGGTGCGAACCGTTTTAAAAAAACGAATTAAAACCGTGGAAAGTAAAGGGTTGGCTAATATCACCACGCAACAATAGCGCATTTGTCGCCCAAATGGAACAAGTACTCGATGTATATAAATTGCCATACAGTGAGGAATTCCCGGTGGTGTGCATGGATGAATCGCCTAAGCAACTGATAAAGGAAACGAGGCTATCAATAAACATGAAGCCTGGACAAGAAAGAAAAGTTGATTTTGAATACGAACGATGTGGCACCTGTAACATCTTCATAGCCAACGAACCTCTAGCCGGAAAGAGGTTTGTGGAGACAAAAAGCACCAAAACTAAAAGAGATTGGGCTTATTTTATCAAGGGGCTTGCAGACAACCATTATAAGAATGCAACAAAGATAAAATTGATCATGGATAACCTGAATACACATGCGCCATCTGCATTATATGAGGTTTTTGAGCCAGAAGAAGCCAAACGCATATGGGACAGGTACGAATTTATTTATACCCCAAAACATGGCAGTTGGCTGAATATGGCAGAAATAGAACTTAACGTATTGAATAGCCAATGCCTATGCCGCAGGATCGACAATATTGAAACTGT is a window of Salinivirga cyanobacteriivorans DNA encoding:
- a CDS encoding IS630 family transposase (programmed frameshift); this translates as MKKYKVTLTESEIEILEEITRKGKRSAMIIRNAYILLNSNQGSNGKSQKDEDIASFLNITVRTVENIREKFVLDGFETALYGKSSPREYKAKVDGDVEAHLIALSCSEPPKGRVRWSLRLLSDKMVELQYIDKISHETVRTVLKKRILKPWKVKGWLISPRNNSAFVAQMEQVLDVYKLPYSEEFPVVCMDESPKQLIKETRLSINMKPGQERKVDFEYERCGTCNIFIANEPLAGKRFVETKSTKTKRDWAYFIKGLADNHYKNATKIKLIMDNLNTHAPSALYEVFEPEEAKRIWDRYEFIYTPKHGSWLNMAEIELNVLNSQCLCRRIDNIETVEEEVQAWCESRNNMDAKINWQFTTDKARIKLRSLYPKIDA